A portion of the Luxibacter massiliensis genome contains these proteins:
- a CDS encoding N-acetylneuraminate synthase family protein — MFDYQNLSMNKRPYIIAEIGSNHNGDINLAKKMIETAKECGADCVKFQSWSKDSIFSNEVYKNNYFLRDDYRNRTDYTLEEIVEEYSVSSEEHHILKNYCDKLGIDFSSTGFSKPEIDLLADELEVPFIKVASMDITNIPLLSYIATKNKPVVISTGLCGLSDINAAIECLEQNGCKQIAILHCVSIYPPRDEEVNLNNIDTYKMLYKYPVGYSDHTLGVTAPIMSISKGVCIIEKHFTLDNNMEGWDHKISANPHQLQQICEAAGTGYKMLGTTEIVVSEDEERRAAFQRSIVAARRITAGEKITIEDIDFKRPGTGISPKDYKIVLGRTASRDIEYDQIIRLKDL; from the coding sequence ATGTTTGATTATCAAAATCTGTCAATGAATAAAAGACCTTATATAATCGCTGAAATTGGTTCGAACCACAATGGTGATATAAACTTGGCTAAGAAAATGATAGAAACCGCAAAAGAATGTGGGGCGGACTGTGTAAAATTCCAGTCCTGGTCAAAAGATAGTATTTTTTCTAATGAAGTGTACAAAAATAACTATTTTTTGAGAGATGATTATCGGAATCGTACTGATTATACATTAGAAGAAATTGTGGAGGAATACAGCGTCAGTTCAGAGGAACATCATATATTAAAAAACTATTGTGATAAGTTAGGTATTGACTTTTCATCTACCGGATTTTCTAAACCGGAAATAGACCTTTTGGCAGATGAACTTGAAGTTCCTTTCATTAAGGTTGCATCTATGGATATAACAAATATTCCATTATTATCTTATATTGCAACGAAAAATAAACCGGTTGTAATAAGTACCGGTCTCTGTGGCCTTTCAGATATAAATGCAGCAATTGAATGCCTTGAACAAAATGGGTGTAAACAGATTGCTATTTTGCATTGTGTATCCATTTATCCGCCTCGGGATGAAGAAGTGAACTTGAACAATATAGATACCTATAAAATGCTGTATAAATACCCGGTAGGATACTCAGATCACACATTAGGAGTTACCGCACCTATTATGTCTATTTCAAAAGGGGTTTGCATTATTGAAAAGCATTTTACCTTGGATAATAATATGGAAGGATGGGATCATAAGATATCCGCTAACCCACACCAATTACAACAGATTTGTGAAGCGGCAGGAACAGGCTATAAAATGCTTGGTACGACAGAAATTGTTGTTAGTGAAGACGAAGAACGACGGGCAGCTTTCCAGCGAAGTATTGTAGCTGCACGCCGCATTACAGCAGGAGAAAAAATTACGATAGAGGATATCGATTTTAAACGTCCGGGTACTGGAATCTCTCCAAAAGACTATAAGATTGTTTTGGGCCGGACAGCTTCAAGAGATATTGAATATGATCAAATAATTAGATTGAAGGATTTATAA
- a CDS encoding glycosyltransferase — protein MKVLFGTVVYNSAWKYRQEFIDSLNAQADCEFDILVINDNVEKSEIKDLTEKATRKITVIHKPHPMSIAELRVFLLFTAKSMGYDLLILGDFDDVFSKNRVSCTIQQYSSDYAIYYNSLYTFQNQAAFHNLPDTLDSYTDILEYNVLGLSNTAINLNMLDINFIASLSEGNTIVFDWYLYSRLLLDGMKAKLVKKAITYYRIHENNIAGSDTADEANILKEIEIKIKHYNLLKKYNPVFSKKSNQYKAILKNNYLQYLSRENNGYWWSKIKCKE, from the coding sequence ATGAAAGTATTATTTGGAACAGTTGTATATAATAGTGCCTGGAAATATCGACAGGAGTTTATAGATTCACTTAATGCACAGGCCGACTGTGAATTTGACATTTTAGTAATTAATGATAACGTTGAAAAGTCTGAAATTAAAGATCTGACAGAGAAAGCCACACGGAAAATTACAGTTATTCATAAACCTCATCCTATGTCTATAGCTGAACTAAGAGTGTTTCTGTTGTTCACAGCCAAAAGTATGGGGTATGACCTTCTGATTTTGGGAGACTTTGATGATGTATTCAGTAAAAACAGAGTTTCCTGCACTATACAGCAGTATAGCAGTGACTATGCAATCTATTATAATTCTCTATATACTTTCCAGAATCAGGCTGCATTTCACAATTTGCCGGACACATTAGACAGCTATACAGATATATTAGAATATAATGTTCTTGGTTTAAGTAATACAGCGATTAATTTAAACATGCTGGATATTAATTTTATAGCGAGCCTATCTGAGGGTAATACAATAGTTTTTGACTGGTATTTATATAGCCGTCTCCTTTTGGATGGCATGAAAGCAAAATTAGTCAAAAAAGCCATTACTTACTATAGAATTCATGAAAATAATATAGCCGGATCCGATACAGCCGATGAAGCAAATATCCTGAAGGAAATAGAAATTAAGATCAAGCACTATAATCTGCTGAAAAAATATAATCCTGTATTTTCGAAAAAATCTAATCAATACAAAGCTATTTTAAAAAATAATTATCTCCAATATCTCAGTAGGGAGAACAATGGGTATTGGTGGAGCAAAATAAAATGTAAGGAGTAA
- a CDS encoding acetyltransferase produces the protein MSNMKKKLLLIGGGGHCKSILDTLYRCDGYHDIGIIEQKLCVGYKVLDTPVIGTDDDLVSLLRDGYTDAFISVGSIGDPTLRKKLHKKISDIGFFIPNIIDSSSYIGLDCQLGCGIFIGKNVVINASVTIGDAAIINTGAVIEHDCQIGDFVHIAPRAIICGDVCIGNNSHIGANSTIIQGTKIGNNVIIGISSAVVKSVPDFQKYCGVPARMMKE, from the coding sequence ATGAGTAATATGAAAAAGAAACTTTTACTAATCGGTGGCGGCGGACACTGTAAATCCATTTTAGATACCCTGTATCGATGTGATGGTTACCATGATATTGGCATTATTGAGCAAAAACTCTGTGTCGGGTATAAAGTATTGGATACGCCTGTTATAGGGACTGACGACGATCTGGTTTCCTTACTGAGGGATGGGTATACAGATGCATTTATTTCTGTGGGCAGTATAGGTGATCCTACCCTCAGAAAGAAATTACACAAAAAAATATCAGATATTGGATTCTTTATTCCTAATATTATTGATTCATCCTCTTATATAGGACTGGACTGCCAATTAGGATGTGGAATTTTTATTGGAAAAAATGTTGTCATTAATGCAAGCGTAACTATCGGTGATGCTGCCATCATTAATACAGGTGCCGTAATTGAACATGATTGTCAAATCGGAGATTTCGTCCATATCGCACCTAGAGCCATAATATGCGGAGATGTGTGTATTGGTAATAATTCACATATAGGAGCAAACTCAACCATAATTCAAGGTACAAAAATAGGCAATAATGTAATTATCGGTATAAGTAGTGCAGTTGTAAAGTCTGTACCTGACTTTCAAAAATATTGTGGTGTTCCGGCCAGAATGATGAAGGAGTAG
- a CDS encoding sugar phosphate nucleotidyltransferase gives MNSSNILYTEHTVRDGIQVLDREIHKFVCIVNKNNILKGTFTQGDMRRYLLNNGDISAPITKAMNPTPRIFSSRTDALEAAKKERLAVYPIVDNTGTLIDYYLSGLPTYDVMEKKPLKEIPLVIMAGGKGTRLYPYTKVLPKALIPIGDLTISERIIQKFANWGCRDVYLILNYKGGMIKSYYEELNKDYNIHFIKEDEFLGTGGGLSLLKGLIHSTFILSNCDILVDADYDCMLKIHRSQHNLITFVAAMKDVVIPYGILSTTPDGQIKNIHEKPEMSFLTSTGIYLIEPDIINELNEGEFIHITDIAQRYLDKNEKIGAFPISGKSWLDMGQFEEMNVMLKELGIDE, from the coding sequence ATGAATAGTTCAAATATTTTGTATACGGAACATACTGTTAGAGACGGAATACAAGTTCTGGATCGTGAAATCCATAAATTTGTGTGCATCGTAAATAAAAATAACATATTAAAGGGTACGTTCACTCAGGGAGATATGAGAAGATATCTTTTAAATAATGGAGATATATCTGCGCCGATTACTAAAGCTATGAATCCTACTCCCAGGATATTTTCATCAAGAACGGATGCATTAGAAGCGGCAAAGAAAGAACGGCTTGCAGTATATCCCATCGTGGATAATACCGGTACTCTAATAGATTATTATTTGAGCGGTTTACCAACATATGATGTAATGGAAAAAAAGCCATTAAAGGAGATTCCATTGGTCATAATGGCAGGTGGAAAAGGTACCCGGCTTTATCCATATACAAAAGTTTTACCGAAAGCGTTAATTCCAATTGGAGACCTGACTATTTCAGAAAGGATCATCCAGAAGTTTGCGAACTGGGGATGCCGGGATGTCTATCTTATTCTAAATTATAAAGGCGGCATGATTAAATCTTATTATGAGGAACTAAACAAAGATTATAACATTCATTTTATTAAGGAAGATGAATTTTTAGGAACAGGCGGCGGACTTTCACTTTTAAAGGGATTGATTCATTCTACATTTATACTGTCCAACTGCGATATATTGGTAGATGCAGATTATGATTGTATGCTAAAAATACACAGAAGCCAACACAATCTTATTACTTTTGTGGCTGCCATGAAAGATGTGGTTATTCCATACGGCATATTGTCTACAACACCGGATGGACAAATCAAAAATATTCACGAGAAGCCAGAAATGTCATTTTTGACAAGCACAGGTATATATCTCATTGAGCCAGATATTATAAATGAATTAAATGAAGGAGAATTTATACACATAACAGACATCGCACAGCGCTATCTGGATAAAAATGAAAAAATTGGGGCATTCCCTATTTCCGGAAAATCATGGCTGGATATGGGTCAGTTTGAAGAAATGAATGTTATGTTAAAGGAATTGGGAATCGATGAGTAA
- a CDS encoding thiamine pyrophosphate-binding protein gives MKRRVADIIMDILVDENITDCFAVVGGGAMHLNNALALNGNVHVYFNHHEQACAMAAESYARISGKIAAVCVTSGPGTTNTLTGVMGAYQDSIPLLVISGQVRYATMAIKTGLPLRYRGIQEFNIVPVVESFTKYATMITDPLSIKKELLKAIKIALEGRRGPVWIDIPLDIQSAVIETEELYPADYESEIPTLSTEDAADILAALRSSKRPCVLGGTGIISSNTKDKFIKFIEKLNIPVVGGGWCTDMMGTDHPLYFGLSGDIGPRTGNFILQNADTILVLGNSLSFRQTGFAQELFAPHARILYIDVDEAESLKPGLRITHFYHSDLEGFFRVIATHDISSLNKSSWLEYCCKLKHRFSVFESITDLNMKERVNSYYFWKIFDQFISEDQVITMGNSRVNAAKIQIGVKTQSQRAITNYLCGSMGYDLPAAIGAAVATKKEIICITGDGSIMMNLQELETITHNQLPVKVIVFSNDGYEAIRQTHKNFFGGRYVGCTPDTGVGFPDFQKLSAAFGFKYMLCKTNEEVENSIKYFMAEKEPVFMEILQRIDNPLIPKLMSKMNEDGSFSTPAIHDMAPFLSKEEINDLMLWEKDDE, from the coding sequence ATGAAACGGCGAGTTGCTGATATTATAATGGATATTTTGGTTGATGAAAATATTACAGACTGTTTTGCAGTTGTTGGCGGTGGTGCAATGCACTTAAATAATGCTCTGGCGTTAAATGGTAACGTACATGTATATTTTAATCATCATGAACAGGCATGTGCCATGGCTGCAGAATCATATGCGCGTATCAGTGGGAAAATAGCTGCAGTCTGTGTGACCAGTGGGCCGGGAACAACAAATACACTTACAGGGGTTATGGGAGCTTATCAGGACAGTATTCCACTACTCGTTATTTCCGGACAAGTACGCTATGCTACAATGGCTATAAAAACAGGACTTCCATTACGATATCGGGGAATTCAGGAATTTAATATTGTACCGGTTGTTGAATCTTTTACTAAGTACGCTACGATGATAACAGATCCCCTTTCCATAAAAAAAGAATTACTCAAGGCTATAAAGATAGCATTAGAAGGAAGAAGAGGTCCAGTATGGATAGATATTCCACTGGATATACAAAGTGCTGTGATAGAAACTGAAGAATTGTACCCAGCAGACTATGAGTCAGAGATTCCAACACTCTCAACCGAAGATGCCGCGGATATTCTTGCAGCGCTTCGCTCTTCAAAACGCCCGTGCGTTCTTGGTGGGACGGGAATTATAAGTAGTAATACTAAAGATAAATTTATAAAATTTATTGAAAAATTAAATATCCCAGTTGTCGGAGGCGGCTGGTGTACAGATATGATGGGAACCGACCATCCGCTTTACTTTGGACTTTCAGGAGACATCGGTCCTAGAACCGGAAACTTTATATTGCAAAATGCAGATACTATTTTGGTATTGGGAAATAGTCTTTCCTTTAGGCAAACTGGATTTGCGCAAGAACTATTTGCTCCTCATGCAAGAATATTATATATCGATGTAGATGAAGCAGAATCATTAAAGCCAGGATTAAGGATAACTCATTTTTATCATTCAGACTTAGAAGGCTTTTTCAGAGTTATAGCAACACATGATATATCTTCTCTAAATAAATCATCGTGGCTTGAATATTGTTGTAAATTAAAACATCGATTCTCCGTATTTGAATCAATTACTGATTTGAATATGAAAGAACGCGTAAACTCATATTATTTTTGGAAAATATTCGACCAATTTATCTCTGAAGATCAGGTTATTACAATGGGTAACAGCCGTGTAAATGCAGCAAAGATACAAATTGGTGTAAAAACTCAAAGCCAAAGAGCAATAACTAATTATCTTTGTGGTTCTATGGGATATGATTTACCGGCTGCTATTGGTGCAGCAGTAGCGACTAAAAAAGAGATTATATGTATTACTGGAGACGGAAGCATTATGATGAATCTTCAGGAACTAGAGACAATCACACATAATCAACTGCCAGTAAAAGTAATTGTTTTTTCCAATGATGGTTATGAAGCGATTCGTCAAACACATAAAAACTTTTTTGGGGGAAGATATGTCGGATGTACTCCGGATACCGGTGTTGGATTCCCTGATTTCCAAAAACTTTCCGCTGCATTTGGGTTTAAGTATATGTTATGTAAAACAAATGAGGAAGTAGAAAATTCCATAAAATATTTTATGGCAGAAAAGGAACCTGTATTTATGGAAATTCTACAAAGAATTGATAATCCTTTGATTCCGAAATTAATGTCAAAAATGAATGAGGATGGAAGTTTTTCAACTCCTGCCATACATGATATGGCCCCGTTCCTTTCTAAAGAAGAAATAAACGACCTTATGTTGTGGGAGAAAGATGATGAATAG
- a CDS encoding NAD-dependent epimerase/dehydratase family protein, whose translation MKKILLTGSSGFVGSNVLPLLQDKYDVFAPKRNDLDLRNSFQVKKYLEENRFDVVVHFASPSPVRSAHLDSYGTLFEDSLRIFMNFYTSRDSFGKMIYSGSGAEFDKRRALSLVDENSLGESIPADSYGLSKYIINELAHNSNNIYNLRIFACYGPGEYDSKFIRHAIQCCLKKEPITIRQDCYFDYLYIDDYAKYLMYFIENTPKFHDYNVTSGIRIKLSTIAEIVRTEMESIYPVQILNTGMNLEYSANNARIISETGIRNLISIEDGIRKLINWEKRQYETASC comes from the coding sequence TTGAAGAAGATTTTATTAACAGGATCCAGTGGGTTTGTGGGAAGTAATGTATTGCCATTGTTGCAAGATAAATATGATGTTTTTGCTCCGAAAAGAAATGACTTGGACTTAAGAAATTCTTTTCAGGTCAAAAAATACCTAGAGGAAAATCGATTTGATGTAGTTGTACACTTTGCATCTCCAAGTCCGGTTAGAAGTGCACATTTGGATAGTTATGGAACACTTTTTGAGGATAGTTTAAGAATTTTTATGAACTTTTATACTTCACGGGATTCCTTTGGCAAAATGATTTATTCCGGTTCTGGTGCTGAATTCGATAAACGCAGAGCTCTATCACTCGTTGATGAAAATAGCCTTGGCGAATCAATACCGGCGGATTCGTATGGTCTATCGAAATATATTATTAATGAATTAGCTCACAATAGCAATAATATTTACAATTTGCGGATTTTTGCCTGCTATGGCCCAGGGGAATACGATTCAAAGTTTATAAGACATGCGATTCAATGCTGCTTAAAAAAAGAACCAATAACGATTCGGCAGGATTGTTATTTTGATTACCTCTATATTGATGACTATGCCAAGTATCTAATGTACTTCATTGAAAATACTCCTAAATTTCATGACTATAATGTAACAAGCGGTATCAGAATCAAATTAAGTACTATTGCCGAAATTGTGCGGACGGAAATGGAAAGCATATATCCTGTTCAAATCCTCAATACAGGCATGAATTTGGAATATAGTGCAAATAATGCGCGAATTATCTCTGAAACGGGTATCCGTAATTTAATTAGCATTGAGGATGGAATTAGAAAACTTATTAATTGGGAGAAAAGACAATATGAAACGGCGAGTTGCTGA
- a CDS encoding LegC family aminotransferase yields MIPLSVPNFEGNEEKYVQDAVIQGWVSTGGAYVDKFEQAVAKYAKVPGAVACQSGTAALHLSLIECGVGMDDMVIVPTLTFIAAVNPVMYVHAEPIFMDCDDSLCIDPKKLRKFCETECELTESGLTHLYTHKKIKALIVVHVFGNLADMEEIMSIAAEYKLQVVEDATEALGSYYESGRFKGSMAGSIGDFGAYSFNGNKIITTGGGGMIISHNKKALGHLKYLSTQAKDDAHFYIHDEVGYNYRMTNVQAALGIAQMEELEEFIIRKNQNYDLYCELFRGKAEYSILPFRTEVRSNKWFYSLLLNPDYCKENVRSYIEKLQVAGVQTRPIWGLIHEQKPYRKYIAYDIMKAKYYSDRIINIPCSTNISKEEIHKVYEEILTTVK; encoded by the coding sequence ATGATTCCATTATCAGTTCCGAATTTTGAAGGAAATGAAGAAAAATATGTGCAGGATGCTGTCATCCAGGGATGGGTATCTACAGGCGGTGCTTATGTTGATAAATTTGAACAGGCTGTTGCCAAATACGCAAAGGTGCCGGGAGCTGTCGCATGTCAAAGTGGGACTGCCGCTTTACACCTTTCCCTGATTGAATGCGGTGTGGGCATGGATGATATGGTTATTGTTCCGACACTAACTTTTATAGCAGCGGTAAATCCTGTGATGTATGTACACGCAGAACCCATTTTTATGGATTGTGATGATAGTTTATGTATAGATCCTAAAAAACTGAGGAAGTTTTGCGAAACGGAATGCGAACTTACAGAAAGTGGACTAACTCATCTCTACACACACAAGAAAATAAAAGCGCTTATCGTTGTACATGTGTTTGGAAATCTAGCTGATATGGAAGAGATTATGTCTATTGCAGCAGAGTATAAGCTACAAGTCGTTGAAGATGCAACGGAAGCTTTAGGTTCCTACTATGAATCTGGTAGATTTAAAGGCAGTATGGCGGGAAGCATTGGAGACTTTGGAGCATATTCCTTTAATGGAAATAAGATTATTACAACTGGCGGGGGGGGGATGATTATTAGTCATAATAAAAAAGCTCTAGGTCATTTAAAGTATCTTTCCACGCAAGCAAAGGATGATGCCCATTTTTATATCCATGATGAAGTCGGATATAACTACCGTATGACTAATGTACAGGCCGCTTTGGGAATTGCACAGATGGAAGAATTGGAAGAATTTATTATAAGAAAAAATCAGAACTATGATTTGTACTGTGAGTTATTTAGAGGAAAAGCAGAATACAGCATTCTTCCATTTCGCACAGAAGTCCGCTCAAACAAGTGGTTTTACTCTCTTCTGTTAAATCCAGATTACTGTAAAGAGAACGTCCGAAGCTATATTGAGAAACTTCAGGTGGCGGGAGTCCAGACCCGTCCAATATGGGGACTGATTCATGAGCAGAAACCGTACAGGAAATATATAGCCTACGACATAATGAAAGCAAAATACTACAGTGATAGGATTATTAATATTCCTTGCAGTACAAATATTTCTAAAGAAGAGATTCATAAAGTATATGAAGAAATTTTAACAACAGTAAAGTAG
- a CDS encoding NAD-dependent 4,6-dehydratase LegB — protein MKKVLVTGADGFIGSHLVEELVKDGYDVRAFALYNSFNTWGWLDTLPQETLDKIDVFTGDVRDPNAVRTAMVDMDAVLHLAALIAIPFSYYAPDTYVDTNIKGTLNILQVAKDLKTKRVLITSTSEVYGTAQYVPIDEKHPYQGQSPYSATKIGADRIAESFYRSFNLPVTIVRPFNTYGPRQSARAVIPTIITQLLAGKTEIKLGSLEPTRDFNYVKDTARGFIEILKSDKTIGEEINIATQCEISIGQLAEELIRQINPEAKIICDEQRLRPKKSEVERLLGANEKIKRLTGWEPRYTFEEGLAETIKWLRDNLDRYKVDIYNV, from the coding sequence ATTAAGAAAGTTTTAGTAACAGGAGCAGACGGCTTTATCGGAAGCCACTTAGTAGAAGAACTTGTAAAAGATGGTTATGATGTGAGGGCATTTGCACTGTACAACTCATTTAATACCTGGGGATGGCTTGATACACTCCCGCAAGAAACTTTGGATAAAATCGATGTGTTTACGGGTGATGTCAGAGATCCAAATGCAGTCAGAACAGCTATGGTAGATATGGATGCAGTACTACACCTGGCTGCACTTATTGCGATTCCTTTCAGCTATTATGCACCAGATACTTATGTTGATACAAATATTAAGGGAACACTGAATATACTGCAGGTTGCTAAAGATTTAAAAACAAAAAGAGTGCTGATAACATCTACATCCGAGGTGTATGGTACCGCACAGTATGTGCCAATCGATGAAAAACATCCTTATCAGGGACAGTCTCCATATTCTGCAACTAAAATAGGCGCAGACCGGATTGCAGAGTCATTTTACAGAAGTTTCAATCTGCCTGTGACTATCGTGCGTCCTTTTAACACATATGGACCGCGCCAATCTGCCCGTGCAGTGATCCCAACCATTATCACTCAGCTGCTTGCTGGAAAGACAGAAATCAAACTAGGTTCTCTGGAACCGACGAGGGATTTCAACTATGTCAAAGACACTGCAAGGGGATTTATTGAAATACTAAAATCAGATAAAACAATCGGTGAAGAAATCAATATTGCAACTCAATGTGAGATATCCATCGGGCAATTGGCAGAGGAGTTGATCCGTCAGATAAATCCGGAAGCCAAGATTATCTGTGACGAGCAAAGACTTCGTCCGAAAAAAAGCGAGGTAGAGAGACTTCTGGGAGCGAATGAGAAAATTAAACGCTTAACTGGCTGGGAACCACGATATACATTTGAGGAAGGACTTGCAGAGACAATTAAGTGGTTAAGGGACAATCTAGATAGATATAAAGTAGATATATACAATGTTTAG
- the rfbH gene encoding lipopolysaccharide biosynthesis protein RfbH — translation MFKNKTEQQAKEEILGLVKEYCDTFHNVKKEFKEGDRISYASRVYDSAEMVNLVDSSLEFWLTSGRYTDLFEKKLGEYLGVKYCSLVNSGSSANLNAFMALTSPLLGERRIKRGDEVITVAAGFPTTVTPMVQYGAIPVFVDVTIPQYNIDVSKLEEAYSDKTKAIMVAHTLGNPFDLAAVKAFCEKHNLWLVEDNCDALGSQYLIDGEERFTGTIGDIGTSSFYPPHHMTMGEGGAVYTDNALLNKCIRSFRDWGRDCVCAAGQDNLCQHRFDKQFGELPLGYDHKYVYSHFGYNLKATDMQASIGCAQLEKFPAFVERRIHNFNRLRSALGGMEDKLILPEACVNSRPSWFGFLITCKKGVDRNEVVKYVEKRGVQTRMLFAGNLIKHPCFDEMRVTGKGFRVVGSLSNTDRIMKDTFWVGVYPGMTDEMIDYMAKTIRNAVK, via the coding sequence ATGTTTAAAAATAAAACAGAACAGCAGGCAAAGGAAGAGATTCTTGGCCTGGTAAAAGAATATTGTGATACATTTCACAACGTAAAAAAAGAATTCAAAGAGGGCGACAGAATTTCATATGCGTCTAGAGTTTATGACAGTGCAGAGATGGTAAATCTGGTTGACAGTTCCCTGGAGTTCTGGCTAACCTCTGGAAGGTATACAGATTTATTTGAAAAGAAGCTCGGAGAATATCTTGGAGTAAAATACTGCTCTTTGGTAAATTCGGGTTCTTCCGCTAATTTAAATGCATTTATGGCTCTGACATCTCCGCTGCTGGGGGAAAGAAGAATCAAACGTGGTGATGAAGTAATTACTGTCGCTGCAGGATTTCCAACTACGGTGACACCAATGGTTCAGTATGGTGCAATTCCGGTGTTTGTAGATGTGACGATTCCCCAGTACAACATAGATGTAAGCAAGCTAGAAGAAGCTTATTCAGATAAAACAAAGGCAATAATGGTGGCCCATACGCTGGGGAATCCGTTTGACTTGGCAGCAGTAAAGGCGTTTTGTGAAAAACATAATCTGTGGCTGGTTGAGGATAATTGTGATGCATTGGGTTCCCAATATTTGATTGATGGTGAGGAAAGATTTACAGGAACTATCGGTGATATTGGAACCTCCAGCTTCTACCCGCCTCATCACATGACGATGGGCGAAGGTGGAGCGGTTTACACGGATAATGCACTTCTAAACAAATGTATCCGCTCTTTCCGTGACTGGGGAAGAGACTGTGTATGTGCAGCCGGTCAGGATAATCTCTGCCAGCATCGGTTTGACAAACAGTTTGGGGAGTTGCCATTGGGATACGACCATAAATATGTGTACTCCCATTTTGGATACAACTTAAAAGCGACAGACATGCAGGCATCTATCGGATGCGCACAGCTTGAGAAGTTCCCTGCATTTGTAGAGAGAAGAATCCACAATTTTAACCGCTTAAGAAGTGCACTTGGAGGAATGGAGGATAAACTGATTCTTCCTGAGGCATGTGTGAATTCCAGACCAAGCTGGTTTGGTTTCCTGATTACCTGTAAGAAAGGTGTGGACAGAAATGAGGTTGTGAAGTATGTGGAAAAACGCGGAGTACAGACTAGAATGCTGTTTGCAGGAAATCTGATTAAGCATCCTTGCTTTGATGAAATGAGAGTAACTGGAAAAGGCTTCCGAGTTGTCGGAAGCCTTTCTAACACAGACCGGATTATGAAAGATACCTTCTGGGTAGGGGTATATCCGGGAATGACGGATGAAATGATTGATTATATGGCAAAAACGATTAGAAATGCCGTGAAATAG
- a CDS encoding Rossmann-fold NAD(P)-binding domain-containing protein, translating to MIAQKQFQDSKFSGFYNVGPDDCGCVTTGELVDMFCTAWGDGLAWESRSDGGPHEAGFLKLDCSKIKGHLGWRPAWDVRQAVENTVEWSKDYMDGKDIAACIDRQINEFTS from the coding sequence ATGATTGCGCAAAAACAGTTTCAGGACAGTAAATTTTCGGGATTTTACAACGTCGGCCCGGATGACTGCGGCTGTGTCACCACAGGGGAGTTGGTGGATATGTTCTGCACTGCCTGGGGGGATGGACTGGCCTGGGAAAGCCGTTCTGACGGCGGTCCCCATGAAGCTGGGTTCTTGAAGCTGGACTGCTCAAAAATCAAGGGGCACTTAGGGTGGAGGCCGGCCTGGGACGTAAGGCAGGCAGTGGAAAACACTGTAGAGTGGTCTAAGGATTATATGGATGGAAAAGATATAGCTGCCTGTATAGATAGGCAGATTAACGAATTTACGAGCTAG